The nucleotide sequence TATATCCTATTTTTTACTGATGGGAACCTTTTGCCTATGTATGGAGTCTAATTGTTCAACGGAGAGAGGAAGGTGACAGGAAGCCGTGATGGATGAGCATCTCAAGTACATCTCTACAATAGAAAGTCTCGACATTCGTACGATGATGGAGAAATACGGCGAGGACGTATGGAACTATGCCTACTTTCTAACCCGCAAGCACGACTGGGCTGACGATATTTCGCAGGATGTCTTTTTCAAAGCTTTCAAGCATATCGATTCCTTCCGCGGTCAATCCTCGATTCGAACATGGCTGCTGACCATCACAAGGAATACCGCCAATTCCCGCCGTAGGCTTGCCTTCGTGCGCAGAACAGTGGGATTTAACGCTAGAAAAATAAATCGAGCACACCCTTCCGCAGAGCAACAATACATGGAACAGAGTTATTCCAATGAAATATGGGACAAAGTCATGCAATTGCCCGTCCAATACCGTGAGACGCTCGTCCTTAGCGCACATTATCAGCTTTCATTAGAAGAAATTGCTGCAACCCTTCATATATCATTAGGCACTGTAAAATCCAGATTACATAGAGCGCGCCGTCGTTTATCTGATCTGATAGGGAGTGAACTAAGCGATGCCACCAACTGAACAAGAGATGAATGAAGCACTTCGCAAAGCTCCCTTCCGCGAGCGCATGTTCACATCTCAGCATATGGAGGCTGTGGAGATCAAGCTGCAAGCTGATCAGAGGAAGCAAACCAAGCCTTCAAGGCGCATATGGGGAATTGTGCTCGGGAGTGGAATAGTAGCTGTTATTGTTGGATTTGTGCTGTTCGTCGGTATCGAGCGTCCTAATAGCAATGAGCAAACGGTTAGCGGTAATCTATTGGTTGCTGCAGATGAGGACAATGATATCGCTTCTCCAGAATCTTCTCAGGAGCCCTCTCAAGAACCTTTAAAGCAGCCTTCACCAGAACCTACTCCAATTGAGACACCGCTAACCCCTGCCCAGCAGCAAGCGACTGACATGTGGAACAGCATTGGATTTGTTGATGTGAGATATCATCCCGTTAACGAAAGAATGGAAAATGTAACATTAGATCAACTACTGATTTTAACGAAGCACCCAGACAAAGACGTTCGCTGGTATTGCGCCTATCGAATCATCGAGTTCGATAGCCCTGAGCATCATGACGTCGTACTCGGGATCGTTGACGAATTGTTGCAAGACCCAGAACATTTAGTCGCTGAAGCTGCTTCATTTTCTAATAAAGTTATGTTGAAAAGCTTCGATGCAGATCCCCGATTCATTCGCTCGCCTGATGGAAATACCTATACTTTCGTTAAGTTTGAAGAAGCGACATATAACGATGGAACTGTGTGGATTGCAAGAGATGGAAGGGTAGAAAAGCTCTACTCCGTGCAAGGAGCGTTTATCTACGATTTATTCTGGTCACCTAATAGCAAGTGGCTCTATGCTCGCTATGGCGGTCGGACATGGAATACTTTTATGTGGATAGATATCAGATCAGGTGAAATCTTCGATCTGACAGACATCGAGCAGCAGATTATGGATGATCCAGACAATGGCTATCTCATCGATCACGAGCAGTACGGTCGGTTTGATTATGAGACCTCAATCGTAGAGTGGAGTCCGGATAGCAAGCGGTTCTTATTCCATTACAACATTAGCCATGACGATACCTACGGATATACGGGCTTCGGAGTATATAATCTCAGTAGCAAAAAGGTAGAAAAGGTGATCAGACAGACCGGAGGGCAGTACTCTACAGAGCGCCTAGAAGACTTTACGTGGGAAGAATAAGCGATTCCTGCTCCACCTTTTCAAAAAGCAGTATAATTCTCTCATTCATTTTCCAGCCATGATATAATACTTCTATAGAAATCTAACGAACCGATTAGGAGAACCGACATGGACATGATCGAAATCGCGACACACTTAATCGACGAGGATACGGATCAACCCCGTTATCAGTTCGATGAAGAAGCGTTGCAGGAGCTAATGAACAGCATCGAGGAGCTCGGCCTGCTATCCCCTATTAAAGTAAGAACGACGGGAGATGGACGGTACAAGATCATCTACGGAAACCGTCGCTACAAGGCGTGCAAAATGCTCAATCGTCCCACGATTCCTTGCATCGTCTCCACGGTAACTGACGATCTCGAAATTTATTTGGAGCAAATTGCGGAGAATTTAACGCGTGAAGGCTTCTCGCCGATTGAGGAAGCTGAGGCGTTTCATAGGCTACTCACTGACCCAAAATTCAGCAGTTCTACCAAGTATTTATCGAGTAAGCTTGGCAAGCCTGAGTCCTATATTAAGAACAAGTGCGAGCTACTGAAATTCAGCAACGCCGTGAAGAAGCTCATTGTCTCGGGCACAGAAATCCGCAAGGACAAGTTGACCGAGGATCAATTGATGCCACTGAAGGATCTTCCGATGGAGCATCGCGATTCACTAGCACTTATTATGGCGCGGGATGAAATGCCTGTAAGTGATGTGAAGAAGATTGCCAAGCTGTTCAAGGACAAGGACATCTCCGATCGCACGAAGGGCAACCTATTGTTCAAATCCGGTCACGAATTGATCGAGACTTGGGCGACGTTCGAGCACAATCGGAAGGAACGAGCGAAGGCTGCAGAGCCAAAGGAACCAGTGGAGAAAAAAGAAAAATCGAACTCCAGCGCACCTATAGTGGAATCGAATGAAACGGTTGAAGAGAAGCAAACTGTAGTTGATGGTATGCAAATTCCGGTAGAGCCCGCGGTTGCGTCCTCTGCACAACCTCTTGTCGTTTCACAGACTCCACAAGCAGTTTCAATCTCCATCGCGTTGCAGCGGATGCTCAGTTCAGTACCTTCACACCTCCCGCTCCCGCAAGAAGTCGTACAATCTCTTGAGTCGCTAACCTCGGGTGAGACAGATAATCTACTAGATGGCATCAACAAGCTTATCAATAACCTGGAAAAGCATCTCGCGGATTGGCAAGCGGTACGCGATGCTGCTCACAAGTATCAGTCATTATAATCTGAGTATTACACAACAGCCCCGTGTTCGCGCATGAATAATGCGTGAACACGGGGCTGCTTTTTCATGATACTAAACTACTTCCTACACACCTTTGATCTGAAAAGTAATGTTATCGAATTCGATTTGGTGCGCAGAGGACGGTACGATTCCTACTTCCGGCTTCCCTAATAGAAACTTCAAACCTACCGTATCGTCCTGCGTGGGTGTAAATTCAAAGCGATACGTATTCGTAGCTACATCCAGTGAGACAGATTGGTTCAAATAACGATAATAGGACGAGTTTTCAACTACGGCTTCAATGTTTCGAGCAACACTGGAGCTTGCTTCAAATGTGACCACATACGTCTGCCCTTTGATAACAGGCATATTTCCTTGGAACAACATCACATCCCACGGATTGTTGCCAACATTCGAAATTGTAGCTATTGCTACACCACCCACAACCTTAATCGCTGTTACTGAATCCCAACCATCATAGCGACCTTGCACATGCTCATTCCAATCCGTCATTCCATTATCGAAGCTGCCATTTTTCAGAGGAAATGCTCTTTCGCGCGCGCCTTTCTCCTCTACACGAACGTTATCTACAGTAACCACATGCGCCCCTGGATCTGTCATCCCTGTAATTTTTCCAAGAAGAAGCTTGAACGATGCGGTCCAGTCAGCAGTTGGCTCTAGCTCGTAGGAGAATGTCTGCCAAGTTGTAGTCAAGCTAACTTTATCAGACAGGTAACGTGTTCCCCCTCCGTCAACTACTACCTCCATGTCACGAGGGACAGTTGATTTAACGTCAACTTTAACAATATACGTATGACCTTTCCGTAGCGGGAAATCGTTCTGCATGAGCATAACATCCCAAGGATTGACCCCTATGTTAGCAATATCAATGCCCATTTGCTCCTGATCTACTTCGAAGGTAGCACTCGAACCCCAGCCATCATAGCGACCTTGAACATGTTCCGACCAGCTCTCTTTGCCATTCGAGAAATCACCGTTGACTAATGGAAATTGCTCCGCAATCGGCAACATGCCCACACCTATATCCGTAAGTCTAATCAGCTTCACATCGTCTAACATTATTCCAATATTGCTTCCTCCGAGCATAAATACTAGCTGACTAAGCGGATCGCTATCTTCTTCCATCGTAAATTCAATTGTGTATTCAGCCATCGATGGAGTCAGATGTATCGTTTGAATGCCACTATATTCTGTTCCATCCAGCTTGCGTAATGCAACAGCAATGGAGCGTGCTTGATCGCTCTTCGCACTGAAAGTTAGACGGTAATCATTCGGCTCAAGCAACTGAATACCCGACTGCCGGAGCGTAATCGCATCCGCTGTTGATCCACCTGATTGAATGTTCACCTTTAACTTTCTTTCTGTAGCGTCTACCGATGCTGTGGCACTAGCACCACCTGAAGTATTAAATTTCCAGAACGTCATTCGGTCGATCCGCCCTAAATCAAATGTACCATTATAAATATGATTACCTGCGATCGGCTCTTTTGCTGCATCCTCTGAGTAGGGATCAGGTGCTGTCGTTTCTTCTAATTTCACATTACCGATCCAAACTGAATTTGTATTCAACCCTAAATTGTATTCCAACCTCGCCAAAACATCTGTATCTGCTGCCATCTGGAACACCATAGAATAGCCTTTCATTTCTGTAGATAGACTTGCCGTCAAGGAGTCCGAATACGACGACCATCCACGACTTTCTCCTCCGCCCACTTTCACCGAAATATCTCGGCTAGCGGACGCTTTAGCATCAAACGTCAGCTTATACCATCTTCCCTTGCCTAATGTTACATTCTGTATAAGCTGAATGGAATGCGCTGCGTTGCCTCCGGCGCTGATATCGACCTTAGCATAAGACGATCCACCAATTACATCTTTGCTGACCGTACCATTTCCGTTAAAGGTGCTAATATGTGCAAAATTCCAATAAGCGGTATCTAATATTTGGTCTGGTGTTGCAATTTCTGTGAAGCCTTGTTCAAAAGCCACATCATGCACATAATTGCCATTGATCGGATACTTATAAACATTAGGCAATGGCTCCTGTGCAACCGATGGTTCAACAGGCGTTTTATATGGACGTCCTGCTAATTCATAGACACGCACATAATCTACGACCATCTCTGCCGGCAGCATGTTCGCATCTGGAACAAGTCCGCCATCGAAAGTACCACCGACTGCCAAATTGAGAATTAAATAAAATGGCTTGTCAAATGGGGCTGGGAATGCATATTTGGCTGCTTGATCAGCACCTGTACTATCCCAATTATTAATCGTTTGATAGAGGTTACCATCTACATACCAGCGAATTTCACCCGGCTCCCATTCCAATCCGTATACATGCTCTCCACTAATGTCTTGGCCATCCGGAAATTCATAATCTTTGCTCATATATTTATTGTTCGGCCAACCGCGACCATAATGGATGGTACCGCCGACCTTGTCTGGAACCCGTCCTCTTGCTTCCATAATATCGATTTCACCTGATGATGCCCAGCCGCCATATTCATCATCTGCAGGCATCAACCAAAATGCTGGCCATATTCCCTTACCGAGTGGCATCTTGATCTTTGCTTCGAATTTTCCGTATGCTTTGGAATATGTCGTATTGGTCCATAGTCTTCCAGATGTATAAGGCTTGCTACCTTGACCATCATTACGTGCCGTAATGACAAGCTTGCCTCCCTTGACCTCGACGTTATCTTTAGAATAAAACTGCTGTTCTGAATTGCCCCAGCCATCAAGTCCATACTCGGCCCCAGTTCCCAGCTGATAATCCCACTTACTAAGATCTAATCCATTCGCGTCCGCGTGGTCGCCGTCTCCATTAAATTCATCGCTCCAGACGAGTTTCCAATCATTTGAATTCCCGTTATCCCCTCCACCGATTATGCCACTAGATGTCGGAGCTGAACCCTCTACTCTCCCGTTACGAATTTTGTGCGGCACAACCGTGTTTACACGATCTCCATTCAACGTCGTCCCACTTCCGCTTTGCCCAACTGTAAAGCTTTCTATGTTAACTCCGCTACCTGTTTCGATAATGGCGTCTGAATCTATGCTCACATCGT is from Candidatus Cohnella colombiensis and encodes:
- a CDS encoding RNA polymerase sigma factor, encoding MDEHLKYISTIESLDIRTMMEKYGEDVWNYAYFLTRKHDWADDISQDVFFKAFKHIDSFRGQSSIRTWLLTITRNTANSRRRLAFVRRTVGFNARKINRAHPSAEQQYMEQSYSNEIWDKVMQLPVQYRETLVLSAHYQLSLEEIAATLHISLGTVKSRLHRARRRLSDLIGSELSDATN
- a CDS encoding carbohydrate binding domain-containing protein, which gives rise to MVKKQLSSSKKLLYIMMCVILVFGLVEDTSRFGRASAASATGSFGDTGGHWSDQTLGKWKDQQLLKGYSDGTFRPNESLSRAEFVKLVNQVFGFTASSKSTFSDVNDHAWYVKDVSYAVEAGYITGYPGGIFKPNSSVKRQEAAKIVASLFNLSEANVAQLDGYSDSNQIAEYARKPFEQLIAGGYMKGYKDGTLRPLASLTRAEAIVMLDRLAPNVINKPGAVSKLNGEGNVLISSSGVTLQEVKVQGDLFITAGVGEGEVVLSNVTVQGTLYVNGGGVNSIYVRNSTINHMNVNKRSSPVRVVFEGTTGINDVSIDSDAIIETGSGVNIESFTVGQSGSGTTLNGDRVNTVVPHKIRNGRVEGSAPTSSGIIGGGDNGNSNDWKLVWSDEFNGDGDHADANGLDLSKWDYQLGTGAEYGLDGWGNSEQQFYSKDNVEVKGGKLVITARNDGQGSKPYTSGRLWTNTTYSKAYGKFEAKIKMPLGKGIWPAFWLMPADDEYGGWASSGEIDIMEARGRVPDKVGGTIHYGRGWPNNKYMSKDYEFPDGQDISGEHVYGLEWEPGEIRWYVDGNLYQTINNWDSTGADQAAKYAFPAPFDKPFYLILNLAVGGTFDGGLVPDANMLPAEMVVDYVRVYELAGRPYKTPVEPSVAQEPLPNVYKYPINGNYVHDVAFEQGFTEIATPDQILDTAYWNFAHISTFNGNGTVSKDVIGGSSYAKVDISAGGNAAHSIQLIQNVTLGKGRWYKLTFDAKASASRDISVKVGGGESRGWSSYSDSLTASLSTEMKGYSMVFQMAADTDVLARLEYNLGLNTNSVWIGNVKLEETTAPDPYSEDAAKEPIAGNHIYNGTFDLGRIDRMTFWKFNTSGGASATASVDATERKLKVNIQSGGSTADAITLRQSGIQLLEPNDYRLTFSAKSDQARSIAVALRKLDGTEYSGIQTIHLTPSMAEYTIEFTMEEDSDPLSQLVFMLGGSNIGIMLDDVKLIRLTDIGVGMLPIAEQFPLVNGDFSNGKESWSEHVQGRYDGWGSSATFEVDQEQMGIDIANIGVNPWDVMLMQNDFPLRKGHTYIVKVDVKSTVPRDMEVVVDGGGTRYLSDKVSLTTTWQTFSYELEPTADWTASFKLLLGKITGMTDPGAHVVTVDNVRVEEKGARERAFPLKNGSFDNGMTDWNEHVQGRYDGWDSVTAIKVVGGVAIATISNVGNNPWDVMLFQGNMPVIKGQTYVVTFEASSSVARNIEAVVENSSYYRYLNQSVSLDVATNTYRFEFTPTQDDTVGLKFLLGKPEVGIVPSSAHQIEFDNITFQIKGV
- a CDS encoding ParB/RepB/Spo0J family partition protein, whose amino-acid sequence is MDMIEIATHLIDEDTDQPRYQFDEEALQELMNSIEELGLLSPIKVRTTGDGRYKIIYGNRRYKACKMLNRPTIPCIVSTVTDDLEIYLEQIAENLTREGFSPIEEAEAFHRLLTDPKFSSSTKYLSSKLGKPESYIKNKCELLKFSNAVKKLIVSGTEIRKDKLTEDQLMPLKDLPMEHRDSLALIMARDEMPVSDVKKIAKLFKDKDISDRTKGNLLFKSGHELIETWATFEHNRKERAKAAEPKEPVEKKEKSNSSAPIVESNETVEEKQTVVDGMQIPVEPAVASSAQPLVVSQTPQAVSISIALQRMLSSVPSHLPLPQEVVQSLESLTSGETDNLLDGINKLINNLEKHLADWQAVRDAAHKYQSL